The Budorcas taxicolor isolate Tak-1 chromosome 18, Takin1.1, whole genome shotgun sequence genome window below encodes:
- the CACNG8 gene encoding voltage-dependent calcium channel gamma-8 subunit has translation MTIAISTDYWLYTRAFICNTTNLTAGAGGDDGPPQRGGGGAAEKKDPGGLTHSGLWRICCLEGLKRGVCVKINHFPEDTDYDHDSAEYLLRVVRASSIFPILSAILLLLGGVCVAASRVYKSKRNIILGAGILFVAAGLSNIIGVIVYISANAGEPGPKRDEEKKNHYSYGWSFYFGGLSFILAEVIGVLAVNIYIERSREAHCQSRSDLLKAGGGAGGSGGSGPSAILRLPSYRFRYRRRSRSSSRSSEPSPSRDASPGGAGGPGFASTDISMYTLSRDPSKGSVAAGLASAGAGGGAYGGAAGGAGGAGGGGGGGGGAGAERDRAGAPGFLTLHNAFPKEAGGGVTVTVTGPPAAPAPAPPAPAAPAPGTLAKEAGASNTNTLNRKTTPV, from the exons ATGACCATCGCCATCAGCACCGACTATTGGCTCTACACGCGCGCCTTCATCTGCAACACCACCAACCTCACGGCGGGCGCCGGCGGCGACGACGGGCCCCCCCAGCGCGGGGGCGGCGGCGCCGCGGAGAAGAAGGACCCCGGCGGCCTCACGCACTCGGGCCTCTGGAGGATCTGCTGCCTGGAAG GGTTGAAAAGAGGCGTCTGCGTGAAGATCAACCATTTCCCGGAGGACACGGACTACGACCATGACAGCGCGGAGTATCTGCTCC GGGTCGTCCGGGCCTCCAGCATCTTCCCCATCCTCAGCGCCATCCTGCTGTTGCTCGGGGGCGTGTGCGTGGCGGCCTCCCGCGTCTACAAGTCCAAGAGGAACATCATCCTGGGAGCAGGGATCCTGTTCGTGGCAGCAg GCCTGAGCAACATCATCGGGGTGATCGTGTACATCTCGGCCAACGCGGGCGAGCCGGGCCCGAAGCGGGACGAGGAGAAGAAGAACCACTACTCATACGGCTGGTCTTTCTACTTCGGCGGGCTGTCGTTCATCCTGGCCGAGGTGATCGGCGTGCTGGCCGTCAACATTTACATCGAGCGAAGCCGCGAGGCGCACTGCCAGTCTCGCTCGGACCTGCTCAAGgccggcgggggcgcgggcggcaGTGGCGGGAGCGGCCCCTCGGCCATCCTCCGTCTGCCCAGTTACCGCTTCCGCTACCGCCGCCGCTCCCGCTCTAGCTCCCGCTCCAGCGAGCCGTCGCCTTCGCGGGACGCGTCTCCCGGCGGCGCCGGGGGCCCGGGCTTCGCCTCCACGGACATCTCCATGTACACGCTCAGCCGCGACCCGTCCAAGGGCAGCGTGGCCGCGGGGCTGGCAAGCGCCGGTGCCGGAGGCGGGGCGTACGGCGGGGCGGCcgggggcgcggggggcgcggggggaggcggcggcggtggcggcggggcgggcgcggagCGGGACCGCGCGGGGGCGCCCGGCTTCCTCACGCTGCACAACGCCTTCCCCAAGGAGGCGGGCGGCGGCGTCACGGTCACGGTCACCGGGCCGCCAGccgcgcccgcgcccgccccgcccgcccccgccgcgcccgcGCCCGGGACCCTAGCCAAGGAGGCCGGCGCCTCCAACACCAACACGCTCAACAGGAAAACCACGCCCGTGTAG